The following proteins are encoded in a genomic region of Sorangiineae bacterium MSr12523:
- a CDS encoding right-handed parallel beta-helix repeat-containing protein: MLHDSNHRSAMNGRLFLWFAFAAPMLTACTADTSSWDDDSMGSSPTALDLAENAAAAPCSDSAKRVVRVSTAAQLKQALTDAKAGDRIELADGTYAGRFAATASGTASAPIRLCGSANAILNGGSSGSGYGFSLKGSYWVLSGFSVTQSQKGIMLDSANHNLLTNLEVYDTGMEAIHFRTHSSDNILRDSRIRDTGKANAGFGEGVYIGSAKSNWGSQTGGKPDKSDRNQVLNNRIGPGVTAESIDIKEGTTGGRIEGNTFDGNGMSGDNYADSWIDVKGNGYLLKNNTGKTALLDGFQLHQAVEGWGNDNTFEGNKISGVPNYGIFAVAAVTGTVVRCDNTISGGKGLSNLTCTK, encoded by the coding sequence CGGCGTGCACCGCCGACACGTCTTCCTGGGACGACGACTCGATGGGATCATCCCCCACAGCGCTCGATCTGGCAGAGAATGCGGCGGCGGCACCCTGTTCGGACTCCGCAAAGCGCGTGGTTCGCGTCTCGACGGCTGCGCAGCTCAAACAAGCGCTCACCGATGCCAAGGCGGGCGATCGCATCGAACTCGCCGATGGCACGTACGCTGGCCGGTTCGCGGCCACTGCGTCGGGAACGGCGAGTGCGCCCATTCGGCTCTGCGGCTCGGCCAATGCCATCTTGAATGGTGGAAGTTCGGGAAGCGGCTACGGCTTCTCGCTCAAGGGAAGCTATTGGGTCCTCTCGGGCTTCAGCGTCACCCAGAGTCAAAAGGGCATCATGCTCGATTCGGCCAATCACAATCTGTTGACCAATCTCGAAGTGTACGACACCGGCATGGAGGCCATCCATTTCCGGACGCATAGCAGCGACAACATTCTTCGCGATTCCCGAATCCGCGATACCGGAAAGGCGAACGCGGGCTTCGGGGAAGGCGTCTACATCGGCAGCGCGAAGTCGAACTGGGGCTCGCAGACCGGCGGCAAGCCGGACAAGAGCGACAGGAACCAAGTGCTCAACAACCGCATCGGCCCCGGCGTGACCGCCGAAAGCATCGATATCAAGGAGGGCACCACCGGCGGCCGCATCGAGGGCAACACCTTCGACGGAAACGGCATGTCCGGCGACAACTACGCCGACTCGTGGATCGACGTCAAAGGCAACGGCTATTTGCTGAAGAACAACACGGGGAAGACCGCGCTGCTCGACGGGTTCCAACTTCACCAGGCGGTAGAAGGTTGGGGAAATGACAACACGTTCGAAGGCAACAAAATCAGCGGCGTCCCCAATTATGGCATTTTCGCGGTAGCCGCCGTGACCGGCACCGTCGTGCGTTGCGACAACACGATCAGTGGGGGCAAAGGCCTCTCGAACCTCACGTGCACGAAGTAA